A window of Clostridium sp. 'White wine YQ' contains these coding sequences:
- the smc gene encoding chromosome segregation protein SMC — protein sequence MFLKSLEIRGFKSFADKTELKFKKGVTAVVGPNGSGKSNISDSVRWVLGEQSVKTLRGGKMEDVIFAGTQFRKPVGLAQVSLTLDNSDKELGIDFSDVTVTRRIYRSGESEYLINNSVCRLKDITQLFMDTGIGKEGYSLIGQGKIDAILSGKAEERRALLEEAAGIVKYKSRKDEAEKKLSNTEENLVRINDILSTYEERIEPLRIDSEKAAKFLELSNELKSREIDLLVYHIKSVEHSIKTYNSELIEVKNKSNSLREEISKAKSKLSEHQNEIEVLEGKTTEERIEYYKSKENITELNAEINLLVERIANIDEQVRNNNKEKTIITDKIENLINLQDKLALEVESKKQELLDLQFNIYELEKDANIITDEITENEDKVGKLKLSEIEEYKRIAELENEKKIIENTLESLSTNLLEIEENSVNLKNSSTINANTKILLDEKLEEHKKSILELEEKIRLNKKEISRIQAEIVKKEQEFRDVNSELTRSDATFKMINNLEKHFEGYNKSTKVLMEHMSKGFVGNLNSKVTILGETIQVPKKYEVAIEIALGAGISNIITEDENTAKNLIDYLKSNKLGRATFLPLTIIQGKKINIDNRIKDIPGYIGIASDLVKYDNKYESAIQYSLGRTLIVETMESALKVAKIGNYSYRIVTLTGEVVNPGGALTGGNYGGKNSSIISRKRELEELKEKITSLEERAEVLKKEISEIKEKAMKYDEDNLNKRDEIHFNNIEIAKLQGEIKNIQNEWLKINDFLVTAANQKKEIENRTVELKNKMDSIEKLINDSKSSTFKNKDLIKEIEEKIKDLNAVVIEKRDKTTDFKIKKATIEEVISNRSSEKQRLESEYNEAMAKIQDLADYVKNGNESKILFNEKIVSNKKRIEELTLHINAFDEKWKETEALKASLKEKINTIESEQETLVKLLEKNEDEYHKKEMGKAKFDIEKDSYYTKLNEDLNLTYAEAVDLASEIENLNAHKDEINKFKRDINSLGVVNVSSIEEYKEVKEKFTFMNSQKDDLENAKKDLLDVIDDMTYKMKELFKDNFKILNLYFSETFKELFKGGSAELILGEGDELTANIDINVQPPGKKVQNINLMSGGEKVMSAIALLFAILKMKPTPFCILDEIEAALDDANVYRYAEFLKKFSSNIQFIVITHRKGTMEASDIMYGVTMEEKGVSKVVSVNLEN from the coding sequence ATGTTTTTAAAATCTCTAGAAATAAGAGGATTTAAATCTTTTGCAGATAAAACTGAATTAAAATTTAAGAAAGGGGTAACTGCAGTTGTTGGTCCTAATGGTAGTGGTAAAAGTAATATATCCGATTCAGTAAGATGGGTTTTAGGTGAACAAAGTGTAAAAACCTTAAGAGGCGGAAAGATGGAGGATGTTATTTTTGCCGGCACACAATTTAGAAAACCTGTTGGACTAGCACAAGTATCTCTAACTTTAGATAATTCTGACAAGGAGCTTGGAATAGATTTTTCTGATGTAACAGTAACCAGAAGAATCTATAGATCTGGCGAAAGCGAGTATTTAATAAATAATTCTGTATGTAGGTTAAAAGATATAACACAATTATTTATGGATACTGGTATAGGTAAAGAAGGATATTCTCTTATTGGACAAGGTAAAATTGATGCTATCTTAAGCGGTAAAGCGGAAGAAAGAAGAGCATTATTAGAAGAAGCAGCTGGTATAGTAAAATATAAATCTCGAAAAGATGAAGCTGAAAAGAAACTTTCAAATACTGAAGAAAATTTAGTTAGAATTAATGATATTCTATCTACCTATGAAGAAAGAATTGAACCTTTACGAATTGATAGTGAAAAGGCTGCAAAATTCTTAGAACTATCAAATGAGTTAAAATCAAGGGAAATTGATCTTTTAGTTTATCATATAAAAAGTGTTGAACATAGCATTAAAACGTATAATTCCGAGCTTATTGAGGTTAAAAATAAAAGTAATTCTTTAAGAGAAGAGATTAGTAAAGCTAAATCTAAACTTTCTGAACATCAAAATGAAATTGAAGTACTTGAAGGCAAAACTACTGAAGAAAGAATTGAATACTATAAAAGTAAAGAAAATATTACAGAATTAAATGCTGAAATAAACTTACTAGTTGAGAGAATTGCCAATATTGATGAACAGGTAAGAAATAATAATAAAGAAAAGACTATCATAACAGATAAAATAGAAAATCTTATTAACTTACAAGATAAGCTTGCATTAGAAGTGGAATCTAAAAAGCAAGAATTATTAGATTTGCAATTTAACATTTATGAACTAGAAAAAGATGCAAATATAATAACTGATGAAATTACAGAAAATGAGGACAAAGTTGGAAAACTAAAGTTATCTGAAATAGAAGAATATAAAAGAATAGCAGAATTAGAAAATGAGAAAAAAATTATAGAAAATACCCTAGAATCTTTAAGTACAAATTTACTTGAAATTGAAGAAAATAGCGTTAATCTTAAAAACTCTTCAACTATAAATGCAAATACTAAGATATTACTAGATGAAAAGCTAGAAGAACATAAAAAATCTATCTTAGAACTTGAAGAAAAGATAAGATTAAATAAAAAAGAGATATCAAGAATTCAAGCTGAAATTGTAAAAAAAGAGCAAGAATTTAGAGATGTAAATAGTGAGCTTACACGATCAGATGCAACCTTTAAGATGATAAATAACTTAGAGAAACATTTTGAAGGATATAATAAATCTACAAAGGTTCTTATGGAACATATGTCAAAAGGTTTTGTAGGAAATTTAAATTCTAAAGTAACAATTCTAGGAGAAACAATTCAAGTTCCAAAGAAGTATGAAGTCGCTATAGAAATTGCATTAGGTGCAGGTATTTCTAATATTATTACTGAAGATGAAAATACTGCTAAGAATCTTATAGATTATTTAAAATCCAATAAGTTAGGTAGAGCTACATTCTTGCCTTTAACTATAATTCAAGGTAAAAAAATCAATATAGATAATAGAATAAAAGATATACCAGGATATATTGGAATAGCTTCTGATTTAGTTAAATATGACAATAAATATGAAAGTGCAATTCAATATTCTCTTGGAAGGACTTTAATTGTTGAAACTATGGAATCAGCTTTAAAGGTTGCCAAGATAGGAAATTACTCTTATAGAATTGTAACTTTAACTGGTGAGGTTGTTAATCCAGGTGGAGCTCTAACTGGTGGTAACTATGGTGGAAAAAATAGTTCAATAATAAGTAGAAAAAGAGAACTAGAAGAATTAAAGGAAAAGATAACTTCTCTTGAGGAGAGAGCCGAAGTATTAAAGAAAGAAATTTCTGAAATAAAAGAAAAAGCTATGAAATATGATGAAGATAATCTTAATAAGAGAGATGAAATTCATTTTAATAACATAGAAATAGCCAAGCTTCAAGGTGAAATTAAGAACATCCAAAATGAATGGCTTAAGATTAACGATTTCCTTGTAACAGCAGCAAACCAAAAGAAAGAAATTGAAAATAGAACAGTTGAGCTAAAAAACAAAATGGACTCAATTGAGAAGTTAATCAATGACTCAAAATCTTCAACATTTAAGAACAAGGATTTAATTAAAGAGATAGAAGAAAAAATCAAAGATTTAAACGCAGTTGTTATTGAAAAAAGAGATAAAACAACTGACTTTAAAATAAAGAAAGCAACTATTGAAGAGGTTATTTCTAATAGATCATCTGAGAAACAAAGACTTGAATCTGAATATAATGAAGCTATGGCTAAGATTCAGGATTTAGCTGACTATGTTAAAAATGGGAATGAATCTAAAATACTATTTAATGAAAAAATTGTTTCTAATAAAAAACGAATAGAAGAATTAACTTTACATATTAATGCATTTGATGAAAAGTGGAAAGAAACAGAAGCACTTAAAGCTTCTCTTAAAGAAAAGATTAATACTATTGAAAGTGAACAGGAAACTTTAGTTAAGCTGCTAGAAAAGAATGAAGATGAATATCATAAGAAAGAAATGGGAAAAGCTAAATTTGACATTGAGAAGGATAGCTATTACACTAAGTTAAATGAAGATTTAAACTTAACTTATGCAGAGGCTGTTGACCTTGCATCAGAAATAGAAAATTTAAATGCTCATAAAGATGAAATTAATAAATTTAAGAGAGATATAAATTCTCTTGGAGTTGTTAATGTTAGTTCTATAGAAGAGTATAAAGAAGTTAAAGAAAAATTTACTTTTATGAATTCTCAAAAAGATGATTTAGAAAATGCAAAAAAAGATTTATTAGATGTTATCGATGATATGACTTATAAGATGAAGGAATTATTTAAAGATAATTTTAAAATTTTAAACTTATATTTTAGTGAAACATTTAAAGAATTATTTAAAGGTGGTAGCGCTGAACTTATATTAGGGGAAGGTGATGAACTTACTGCCAATATAGATATCAATGTTCAACCACCCGGTAAGAAAGTTCAAAACATAAATCTAATGTCTGGTGGAGAGAAGGTTATGTCTGCAATAGCATTATTATTTGCTATTTTAAAGATGAAGCCTACACCATTCTGCATCTTGGACGAAATTGAAGCAGCATTAGATGATGCAAATGTTTATAGGTATGCAGAATTTTTGAAAAAATTCTCAAGCAATATTCAGTTTATAGTTATTACTCATAGAAAAGGAACAATGGAAGCATCTGACATTATGTATGGAGTAACAATGGAAGAAAAGGGAGTATCAAAAGTAGTTTCAGTTAATTTAGAAAATTAG